The following nucleotide sequence is from Azoarcus sp. CIB.
GAGATTCGCCCAGCGGTTACCCAGGAAACGGTAGGCATTGATGAGCTGAAGCGTGCTCACCTGGCGCTTGTCGTCGCCTTCGGAGACAACGGTGCGCACCGGTCCGCGCTTGGCCATCTCGGCGAATGCCGCGATAACCGGGCCATGCGCCACGTCGCGCAACGCAGCGCCGCTCTGCGACTGAAGGTTGTCGAAATAGGCACGCCACGATTCCGGGACCGATGCCGGATCCGCGAGGTAATTCTCGTAAAGCTCCTCGATGAACGGCGCATTGCTGCCGAACAGGTGAGAAGTCGATCTTTGCTGAATGGTCATTGTTATGCCACCTGTAGTCTTATTGGATTGCTTGGGCTACTCGACGCTCCATACCCGGCGTCTCCGAACAAAAACGGGATGGCCGCGTCGAACGACCATCCCGCGGAGATCATTGCCGGGATTCTCTCCCGCCCTTGAACATCAGTTACGGACGCTGGGTCAGGTCCGGAACGTTGCGACGCGCAGCACCGATGTACAACTGGCGCGGGCGACCGATCTTGTACTCGGGATCAGTGATCATTTCTTCCCACTGGGTGATCCAGCCGACCGTACGAGCCAGCGCGAAGATGCACGTGAACATCGACGTCGGGATGCCCAGCGCCTTCTGGACGATGCCGGAGTAGAAGTCGACGTTCGGGTACAGCTTCTTCTCGACGAAGTACTCGTCTTCCAGCGCGATCCTCTCGAGTTCCTTCGCCAGCTTGAACAGACGGTCGTTCTCGAGACCCAGTTCGCCGAGGACGTCGGCGCAGACCTTGCCCATCAGCTTCGCACGCGGATCGAAATTCTTGTACACACGGTGACCGAAGCCCATCAGCTTGAAGCTGTCGTTCTTGTCCTTGGCGCGCTTGATGTACTCGCCGACGCGCGACACGTCGCCAATCTCTTCCAGCATGTTCAGGCAGGCTTCGTTCGCGCCGCCGTGTGCCGGGCCCCACAGGCAGGCAATACCTGCCGAGATGCAGGCGAACGGGTTTGCGCCCGACGAGCCGGCCAGACGGACCGTCGAGGTGGAGGCGTTCTGCTCGTGGTCGGCGTGCAACGTGAAGATGACGTCGAGCGCACGCACCAGCACCGGGTTCGGCTCGTACTTCTCGCACGGCGTACCGAACATCATGTGCATGAAGTTCGCCGTGTAGTCGAGATCGTTGCGCGGGTACATGAACGGCTGGCCCATGTTGTACTTGTAGGCCATCGCTACGATCGTCGGCAGCTTCGCGATCAGACGGTTGATCGAGATGTTGCGGTGGGCAGCATCCGAGAAATCCATCGCCTCGTGATAGAACGCCGACAGGGCGCCGACCACGCCGACCATGACCGCCATCGGGTGCGCGTCACGACGGAAGCCCGAATAGAACTTCGTCATCTGATCGTGCAGCATCGTGTGGTTCTTGATCGTCGTCTCGAACTCGCCCTTCTGCACGGAGTTCGGCAGCTCGCCGTTCTTCAGGAGATAGGCGACTTCGAGGAAGTTGCATTTCTCGGCCAGTTGCTCGATGGGATAACCCCGATACAGCAGCTCGCCCTTGTCACCATCGATGAAGGTAATCGTGGACTTGCAGCTCGCGGTCGACAGGAACCCGGAGTCGTAGGTGAAGAGACCGGTCTTGGCGCCCAGGGTGCGGATGTCGATGACATCGTTGCCGTGGGTGCCGGTCATCACCGGGAATTCGACGGTCTTGCCATCGACGGTAAGCGTTGCGGTGCGTTCAGTGCTCATAGGTCATCCCTTATGCGTGCCCGTATTAACTACTAGCTCCCTGTGACGACCGTCCTGCTGAGTCAACGCTGACTCAGCAGTCCGATCATCTCCTTCCAGCGGTCGACCTCGCAGGGACTGCTCCCGTTGACCATGGCCCACAGATCATGGTCCTCGCAAAGGAGCAGGTCATCGAGGTCCGCCAACTGACCGTCCGTAAGACGGTCGAAGTCCCTTTCCAGAAAGCGTGCGAAGACGAGGTCGAGCTCCAGGAGAGCTCTACGACATTGCCAGCGCACGCGTCCCCGGTTGATGCTCATACTGCCCGGCTGACCATCATGTCCTTGATCTTGCCGATCGCGCGCGTCGGATTCAGACTCTTGGGACACACGTCGACGCAGTTCATGATGCTGTGGCAACGGAACAGGCGGTACGGATCCTCGAGGTTATCGAGGCGCTCGGTCGTCGCCTCGTCGCGCGTGTCGGCGAGGAAGCGGTACGCCGCGAGCAGGCCCGCCGGTCCGACGAACTTGTCCGGGTTCCACCAGAACGACGGGCAGGACGTCGAGCAGCACGCGCACAGGATGCACTCGTACAGGCCGTTGAGCTCTTCCCGTTCTTCCGGCGACTGCAGGCGCTCGCGTTCGGGCGCCGGCGAATTGTTGACCAGATAGGGCTTGATCGAGTGGTACTGCTTGAAAAACTGGGTCATGTCCACGATCAGGTCGCGGATGACCGGCAGACCCGGCAGCGGACGCAGCACGATCGGTTGGGCCAGCTTGTCGATGTCCGTCAGGCACGCCAGCCCGTTCTTGCCGTTGATGTTCATCGCGTCCGACCCGCACACGCCTTCGCGGCACGAACGGCGGAACGACATCGAATCGTCCTTGGCCTTGAGACGCACGAGCGCATCGAGGAGCTTCTTGTCGGACTCTTCGAGTTCGACGCTGATGTCCTGCATGTAGGGCTTCTCGTCACGATCGGGATCGTAACGGTACATCTTGAAGTGAACAGTACGCTTGCTCATTTAATTATCTCTCCCGCGCTTAGTAGGTGCGCTTGGCGAGCGCGATCGGCTCGACGTCGTGCGACAGCGGCTTCATGGTGACCGGCTTGTAATCGAGGCGATTGCCTTCGCGGTACCACAGTGAGTGCTTGAGCCATTCATTGTCGTTGCGGCCGTTCGGGAATTCCGCCGTGTCCGGCGCGTCGTCGCGCACGTGTGCGCCGCGCGATTCCTTGCGGGCCTCGGCCGAAATCATCGTGGCTTTTGCAACTTCGATCAGGTTGTCGAGCTCCAGCGCCTCCATGCGCGCCGTGTTCCAGACCTTGGATTTGTCCTTGATCTCCGTACGCTTCGAGCGCTCAGCGACGTCCAGAATTGCGGTCACGCCTTCCTTGAGCAGATTGTCGAAGCGGAACACGCCGGCATGCTTCTGCATGGTGCGGCGCATTGCGTTTCCGACTTCGGCGACACTCTCGCCGCCGCTCTGGTTCTCGAGACGGGAAATCCGCGCCAGCGAAGCGCCCGCGGCATCGGCCGGCAGAGGCTTCAGCGACAGGTTGCCGCTCTGGATGTCGTCGACAACGGATTCGCCGGCGGACTTGCCGAACACGAGCAGGTCGAGCAGCGAATTGGTGCCGAGGCGGTTCGCACCATGCACCGAGGCGCATGCACATTCGCCGGCTGCGTAGAAGCCGACGACCGGGGAATTCGGCTCGCCGTCCTTCGGCACGACCACCTGACCCTTGTAGTTCGTCGGGATGCCGCCCATCTGGTAGTGGCAGGTCGGGACGACGGGGATCGGGGCCTTGATCGGATCGACGCCGGCAAACTGGATCGAGATCTCGCGGATGCCGGGCAGACGCTTCATGATCGTCTCGGGCGACAGGTGCGTGATGTCAAGCAGCACGTGATCCTTGTCCGGACCGCAACCACGGCCTTCATTGATTTCGGTGACCATCGAACGGGACACGACGTCGCGCGAAGCCAGATCCTTCAGGTTGGGTGCGTAGCGCTCCATGAAGCGCTCGCCGGCGGCATTACGCAGGATACCGCCTTCGCCACGCACGCCCTCGGTGATCAGCACTCCCGCGCCCGCAACGCCGGTCGGGTGGAATTGCCAGAATTCCATATCCTCGAGCGGGATGCCCGCACGAGCGGCCATACCGACGCCGTCACCGGTATTGATGAACGCGTTGGTCGAACTATGGAAAATACGCCCGGCGCCGCCGGTCGCGAAAATAGTCGCCTTCGCATGGAAGATCGACACTTCGCCGGTTTCGAGCTCGAGCGCGGTTACACCGACGACATCGCCGTCCTGGTCGCGAATCAGATCGAGCGCGATCCACTCGACGAAGAACTGGGTGTTCGCGCGAACGTTGCGCTGGTAAAGCGCGTGCAGCATCGCGTGACCAGTACGGTCCGCCGCTGCACAGGAACGCGACACGGGCGACTGGCCGTAGTTCTGCGAATGACCACCGAACGGACGTTGGTAGATCTTGCCGTTATCGGTGCGATCGAAGGGCATGCCGTAGTGTTCGAGTTCGACGACCACCTCGTTGGCCTTGCGGCACATGAATTCGATGGCATCCTGGTCGCCCAGCCAGTCCGACCCCTTGACGGTGTCGTACATGTGCCAGTGCCAGTTGTCTTCCGTCGAGTTGCCCAGCGATGCGGCAACGCCACCCTGGGCAGCGACGGTATGCGACCGGGTAGGAAAGACCTTGGTCAGCACGGCGGTCTTCAGACCAGCCTCGGAAAGTTGCAGGGCCGCACGCAGACCGGCACCGCCGGCGCCAACGATAACTGCGTCAAAAGTACGCTTAGCGACAGTCACGCTTACAGCCTCCAAAGAATCTGCGCTGCCCACCCGGCGTAGCCGACGAGCAGGAAAACCGTTACAAGATGCAGGGCCAGACGCACGCCGACCGGCTTGATGTAGTCCATGAAGATGTCACGCACCCCGATCCAGGCGTGATAGAAGAGCGCCAGGAAAAACAGGAACGCGAAGAACCGCACGATGCCGTTGCGGAACAGGCCGGACCACGTCTGGTAGGTCATCTCGGGCAGACCGAGCGCAGCCGCTGCGAACAGAACGGTGAAGATCACCATGAACAGCGCGGTTGCGCGCTGCGCAATCCAGTCGCGCAGGCCATAGTGAGCACCGACGACGATACGATTTACCATAGCTTCACCCCAATGATCACGGTCAGCGCAATGCTGACGACCAGCACGATGCGCGAGCTGTTACGGGCAGACTGGAGGTCGATGCCCTTGTGAAGATCGAGCAGAAGGAAGCGAATGCCCGCGCAGAAGTGATGCACGTAGGCCCAGAGCAAGCCCAGCAGGAGAATCTTGACGAGAGGATTGCCGACAACGCTCTTGTACGCTGCAAAGGACTCCGGCGAAGCGAGGCTGCGATCGAGCAGGTACAAGAGGAACGGCAGCATCAGGAACAGCCCCGCACCGCTAACCCGATGAAGAATGGAAACGATACCCGGCAACGGGAGCCGGATTTCGTGCAGGGCCAAGAATTTGGGCCGCTGCTTTCGCGCTATGGCTTCTGACATATTGTTTTACCCCTAGTTTGGCGACGGTTGCCCGACGCGGTTCTCCCAACTTGCAAAGCGCGAGAATTATATACGCGGAACGTAGTCATTCCGCCGCTCCGCGCGCTCAATTCAGTTCATTCAGATAGAAATGCTCGGCGGTGGAATATAGACCGCGCCGCCATTCAACCGGCTTATCGCCATAGGTGTACGTCACCCGCTCAACCGACAGAAGAGGCGTCCCCTCCTGCACGCGCAGCGTCTCGCTCGTCGAGCGGTCGGCCGCGACAGCGCGAATCCGCTCCTGCGCACGAATCATGCGCAACCCGAAGCGAGTTTCGAACAGGCTGTAGAGCGAACCGTTCCAGCTCTGCAGCACCTCGAGGGTCAAGCCCTGGAAAATCTCGCCAGGCAGATAGATCTCGTCGATCACCACGGGCTTTTGCGCAAACCTGAGCAGGCGCCGCACGATGATGATGGGTTCGCCCTGCTCGATGCCGAGCATGCGCGAAGCCTCTTGCCCCGCCTTGGCGCGCCAGCAGTCCATCGGCACGCTCTGGGGATGGGCGAGATCGCCATCCATCGGAACGAGACGCAGGAAACGGAACAGTGCGCGCGGATCGTTATGCGACGCGACGAAGGTGCCTTTGCCCTGCTTGCGCACGAGAAGGTTCTCGGCCGCCATCTCGTCGATGGCCTTGCGAACCGTCCCTTGGGAAACGCTGAATCGCGAGGCGAGCTCCTGCTCGCTCGGAATCACCTGCCCGGGACGCCATTCGCCCGACTCAAGAGCCTGAAGAATCAGGCTTTTGATCTGCCGGTAAAGCGGACTGAAGGTTGGGGATTCCTGTGCCATGGGCGCATTTCATCACAAAATTTTTGAAGCGTCCATTATCGGTCTAGTGTCTTATATAAGACAAGTGACATTCATTGACACGCACCACACTTGCTTCTACCATCTCCCCGCCCCGGAAACCGATTTCCGGTTGTCCAAAGTCGAACGCCGAGCTGCAATCGCGGGCGCAAGATCTAGAATCAAAACCGTCTTCTCTTCAATTCGCTTTAGAGGGAGTACTCAGATGAGCAAAGCCCCCATCCGTGTCGCCGTTACCGGCGCTGCCGGCCAGATCGGATACAGCCTGCTGTTCCGCATTGCCAGCGGCGAAATGCTGGGCAAAGATCAGCCCGTGATCCTGCAACTGCTCGATCTGCCGCAGGCCCAGAAGGCGGTCAAGGGCGTGATGATGGAGCTGGAAGACTGCGCCTTCCCGCTGCTCGCCGGCATGGTTGCGACCGACGATCCGAACGTCGCATTCAAGGATGCTGACTACTGCCTGCTCGTCGGTGCCCGTCCGCGCGGCCCCGGCATGGAACGCGCCGACCTCCTCACCGCGAACGGCGCAATCTTCACCGTTCAGGGTAAGGCGATTGCCGAGAACGCCAAGGAGACCGTCAAGGTTCTCGTCGTCGGCAACCCCTGCAACACCAATGCCTACATTGCCGCTGCCGCTGCCAAGAAGGTCGGCCGCACGAATCCGAACAACTACCACGGCATGCTGCGTCTGGACCATAACCGCGCTCTGTCGCAGCTTGCTGCCAAGACCGGCCGCACGGTGTCGAGCCTGCGGAAGCTGGTCGTGTGGGGCAACCACTCGCCCTCGATGTACGCGGACTATCGCTTCTGCACGTCGAACGGCGACTCCATCAAGGCGCTCGTCAATGACCACGCCTGGAACAACGACGTCTTCCTGCCGACGGTCGGCAAGCGCGGCGCCGCAATCATCGACGCGCGCGGCTTGTCGTCCGCTGCTTCGGCGGCGAACGCAGCGATCGACCACATGCGCGACTGGGCCCTCGGCTCGGACGACTGGGTGACGATGGGCGTTCCGTCCGATGGTTCCTACGGCATTCCGGCCGGCGTCGTGTTCGGCTTCCCCTGCGAGTGCAAGAACGGCGAATTCAAGATCATCCAGGGGCTCGAGATCGACGAGTACTCGCGCGAGAAGATCAACAAGACCCTCGCCGAGCTCGAAGACGAGCGCGCTGCTGTTGCCGACATGCTGAAGTAATCGGCCTGCGCCAGGCTTGAGCAAAAAGCCGCGGCAATGCGCCGCGGCTTTTTTTTGCCCGCGAGTTTCAGCAGAATCGCTCTCTCGACACGTATATGGACAAAGTCATGCAACACCCTGCCGACGTTCTTTTCGCGGGAGAGAAACCCTTCCCGGCCCTGCCCGCCGTCGATCACTATGCCGGCTCTGAGAAACTGATGCAAAAAGCCTTGCAGCTTCAGCAGGAGCTCGGGCCGATCTTCGACGTGACGTGTGACTGCGAGGACGGAGCGCATGCCGGAGCCGAGGCGGAACATGCGGCAATGGCGGCCGGATTGATTGTGTCGGCGGACAATCGTTTCGGACGGGTCGGGGCGCGCATTCACGACATCACCCACAGCCACTGGAAGCAGGATCTAGAAATTCTTGTCGGTCAGGCGGGTCGGCGCATCGCGTTCATCACATTGCCCAAAGTACGCTCCGCGACGGACGCTGCAGAGCAGATTCAGGTGTTGCGCGCGATCGAAAATGCGCACGGAATCGACCAGCCGATCCCCGTGCACGTATTGATCGAGACACATGGCGCGCTGCGCGAAGCATGGGATATCGCCGCGCTCGACAGCGTGGAGTCGCTCGATTTCGGTCTCATGGACTTCGTATCCGGTCACCATGGAGCGATCCCGGGCCACGCGATGACCAGTCCGGGCCAGTTTACGCACCCGCTGGTCGTCCGGGCGAAAGCGGAGATTGCAGCGGCGGCGCTCGGAAACGGTGTCGTCCCGTCTCACAACGTCACCACGGAACTCAAGGATCTCGATTACATCCGCCGGGACGCCGAGCGTGCGCGACGCGAGTTCGGCTATCTGCGCATGTGGAGCATCCACCCGAACCAGGTCCGACCCATCGTCGAGGCAATGCGCCCGGATTTTTCCGAAGTCGAGGCCGCCGTCGAGATTCTCGTCGGCGCCCAAGCCGTAGGTTGGGGACCGACCCAGCACTGTGGAAAGCTCCACGACCGGGCGTCGTATCGCTATTTCTGGGAGTTGCTGTCCCGGGCCAAGGCCACGGGGATGGCAATCGGCGACGAAGCCGAGCAGCGCTTCTTTCGCTGAGGGCGCACGCCGATCGTCCTGATCGACTCAGGAAGTCGACTGGCGTGCGACGATAATAGCCACGGCCGTACGGTGTACGTCACGTACGGCGACATGATCGTCATCGCCCGCAGGAGTCCGCAGACTGGACGGGTTGTTCCCCCGCCAAGTCGCGAGAAGTCAAGAAACCTCAGCGACCGCGAAACTGGCGACGGGGGGCGGCAGGGGCATCGCTCCGTTCTTCCTTGTGGCGGAAACTGATGCGGGCCTTCGTCAGGTCGTACGGTGACAACTCGACGCTTACCTTGTCGCCGGCGAGAATCCGAATGCGATGCTTACGCATTTTGCCCGATGCGTAAGCCTGCACTTCCACGCCATTCTCGAGCGTCACGCGGAAACGCGTATCGGGAAGCACTTCGTTCACAACGCCTTCCATTTCCAGCAGTTCTTCCTTCGCCATTTCAACTCCTCGAAAACAGGCAATATCCGGCTGCACGACGGTCCATCGTGAGAATTCCGGGCGCCAAGCCGCACCGTGATCGTCAACGGCGCAGCGACCTGTGCCCCTGTTACACACGACTGTGATCAGGAGACACCGGAACGATCCAGACAGACGGAAATATGCAAGGCCTGGACGGGGATGACGTTTCGCTGCGACGTCGGGAATGACCGGCACAACCGGCAGAGAATGAGCCGGAACGATGTTCCGCCCCCAACTTGATAGTGCATTATAGCGGAACGCATCACAGTGCCCCAAATCGCCCCTTTCCGGGGGCGAATGTGCGTTGTGCGGGCCCGGCTTTCTTTATAATGAAAAAATGACGGTTCCCGAAACCTTCCCCGAAAGTTGCACGGTGTTCTTTGCCGATCTGGCCGGCAGCACTCAGCTTTACGAGCGCGCAGGGGACGCCGTTGCCTACCGTCTTGTCGAGCAATGCCTGCAGGGAATGCGACAGGAAATTCAGGCCTGTGGCGGCAGAGTGGTCAAGAACACCGGGGACGGACTGCTCGCAGTTTTTTCCGATCCGAACGGAGCGCCGGAGGCGGCGATAAGGGTCCACAACGTCGTTCAGGACCTTCCGCGCGTGTCCGGGCAGAAATCGGCGGTTCGCGTCGCGTTCCACACCGGTACGGTGATAGTCAGCGAAGACGATGTCTTCGGTGATACCGTGAATGTCGCGGCCCGCTTGCTCGAACTCGCATCGCCGGGGCGTGCGATAACGTCGGAACAATGTGCTCACGAGCTGAAAACTGAATGGCGCAGCCTCCTGCATCCGCTTCAGAGCAGAAGTCTGCGGGGCGTGTCGCGTCTGACGGCGCCGTTCGAGCTCGTATGCGAATCAGTGGGCGACCTCACGGTAGTGCAGAGCGTGACGCTCGACGCAGAAGACTCCCCCGAATTGCGACTCAGCATCGGAGGCCGCTCGCTGATCCTGAACTCCCAAAGGCCGAGCGCCCGATTGGGTCGTGGAGCCTCCTCGGAGATTCGTGTCACGGACACGCGCGCATCCCGCGAACACGCCTACATCGAGCTGCGTGGCGACAAATTCGTCCTCGTCGACCGCAGCAGTAACGGCACCTTCGTCGCCATTGACGGAGAACGCGAGTTCGTCCTTTCGCACGAGGAAGTGGTCCTGAGAAAACGCGGTTGCATCGCACTGGGCCGGTCGTCATCGGAAAGCCACGACGTCATCGAATTCGCCAGTCTGTAAAAGTCGCGGCGCACGCTGATATGCCCCGCCTGGCACCACTCAGTGCTTGGCGCAGTCGGCACGGCAAGCCGCGCAATTGCTCCTGTCCACCCGTTTTCCGAGCGCCTGCTGGAGTGCGCAGACGGACCGCCTGCAGCACACCACCGCAGCCCCTTCCTTGCTGGCTGCTTCGCGGAAGCGCTGCATGACGTTGTGCCCAAGGAAATCGGTGAAGAGGATCACCATGCCGATACCTGCCGGCAAGGTGGCCGTGCGGCGCTGGTGCGCGGTCTCCCGACCGCTGACATGCCCCGCAATGCGAATGCCGAACTCCGACAAGACGTTCGGAATGTTGCCGAGGCGATCTGCTCCCACAATCAGTGCATCCATGTCATCCCTCAATCGGTATTGCGAATCGTTCGCAACAATACTGCCTGCAATGGGAACTATTTGCAAGTAAGAATTGTTCTCGATAGTATTGCGCCATCACCCCATGACAACGCAAGGGAACCACATGAACAAGACTCTGATCGCCTCCATCCTCGCCGGTTTTGGCGTCCTCGCCACCCAGGCCAGTGCAGCGGACGCCGAACTCAACTTGTACTCGGCGCGCCACTATCAAACCGACGAGGCCTTGTATTCGAGCTTCACGAAACAGACTGGCATCAAGATCAACAGGATCGAAGCTAAGGAAGATGAGCTGCTCGAGCGCATCCGCAACGAGGGTGCGAATAGTCCTGCCGACGTCTTTATCACCGTCGATGCATCGCGTCTGGCGAAGGCGGACGAACTCGGAATCTTCGCTCCGGTGAAGTCGAAGGTACTGGAAGAGCGCATCCCTGCGCATCTGCGCACCGAGAACTGGTACTCGTATTCGACGCGCGCCCGCGTGATTATTTACAACAAGGACTCGGTCAAGGCGGACGACGTGCAGACGTACGAGAGCCTCGCGGCCCCTGCCCTCAAGGGGAAGGTCTGCTCGCGCTCGGGTAGCCATCCGTACAACATTTCGCTCGGAGCAGCCCTGGTGAAGCACAACGGAGCCGAAGCGACGGAGACCTGGGCCAGGAACGTGGTCGCGAATTTCGCTCGCGCACCCAAAGGCGGTGACACCGACCAGATCAAGGCCGTGGCCGCAGGCGAGTGCGGCGTGACGATCGCCAACACCTATTACCTTGCGCGCCTGATGAACTCGGACAAGGCCGAGGACAAGGCCGTCGTAGCGAAGATCGGGACCGTCTGGCCGAACCAGAAGACGTGGGGCGCGCACATCAATGTTTCGGGCGCAGGCATGCTGAAAAATGCCCCGAACAAGGGGGCCGCGGTGAAATTCCTCGAGTACCTCGCATCCGACGAGGCGCAAGCGTACTTTGCCAACGGCAACAATGAGTGGCCGGTCGTGGCGAGCGTCAAGGTGAATAATCCCGCGCTCGATACGCTCGGCAAATTCAAGGCTGACAGCCTTCCTGTC
It contains:
- the infA gene encoding translation initiation factor IF-1, giving the protein MAKEELLEMEGVVNEVLPDTRFRVTLENGVEVQAYASGKMRKHRIRILAGDKVSVELSPYDLTKARISFRHKEERSDAPAAPRRQFRGR
- the gltA gene encoding citrate synthase is translated as MSTERTATLTVDGKTVEFPVMTGTHGNDVIDIRTLGAKTGLFTYDSGFLSTASCKSTITFIDGDKGELLYRGYPIEQLAEKCNFLEVAYLLKNGELPNSVQKGEFETTIKNHTMLHDQMTKFYSGFRRDAHPMAVMVGVVGALSAFYHEAMDFSDAAHRNISINRLIAKLPTIVAMAYKYNMGQPFMYPRNDLDYTANFMHMMFGTPCEKYEPNPVLVRALDVIFTLHADHEQNASTSTVRLAGSSGANPFACISAGIACLWGPAHGGANEACLNMLEEIGDVSRVGEYIKRAKDKNDSFKLMGFGHRVYKNFDPRAKLMGKVCADVLGELGLENDRLFKLAKELERIALEDEYFVEKKLYPNVDFYSGIVQKALGIPTSMFTCIFALARTVGWITQWEEMITDPEYKIGRPRQLYIGAARRNVPDLTQRP
- a CDS encoding Fe(3+) ABC transporter substrate-binding protein: MNKTLIASILAGFGVLATQASAADAELNLYSARHYQTDEALYSSFTKQTGIKINRIEAKEDELLERIRNEGANSPADVFITVDASRLAKADELGIFAPVKSKVLEERIPAHLRTENWYSYSTRARVIIYNKDSVKADDVQTYESLAAPALKGKVCSRSGSHPYNISLGAALVKHNGAEATETWARNVVANFARAPKGGDTDQIKAVAAGECGVTIANTYYLARLMNSDKAEDKAVVAKIGTVWPNQKTWGAHINVSGAGMLKNAPNKGAAVKFLEYLASDEAQAYFANGNNEWPVVASVKVNNPALDTLGKFKADSLPVGELANTAAEAQKIYDRAGFR
- the sdhC gene encoding succinate dehydrogenase, cytochrome b556 subunit encodes the protein MSEAIARKQRPKFLALHEIRLPLPGIVSILHRVSGAGLFLMLPFLLYLLDRSLASPESFAAYKSVVGNPLVKILLLGLLWAYVHHFCAGIRFLLLDLHKGIDLQSARNSSRIVLVVSIALTVIIGVKLW
- a CDS encoding GntR family transcriptional regulator; this encodes MAQESPTFSPLYRQIKSLILQALESGEWRPGQVIPSEQELASRFSVSQGTVRKAIDEMAAENLLVRKQGKGTFVASHNDPRALFRFLRLVPMDGDLAHPQSVPMDCWRAKAGQEASRMLGIEQGEPIIIVRRLLRFAQKPVVIDEIYLPGEIFQGLTLEVLQSWNGSLYSLFETRFGLRMIRAQERIRAVAADRSTSETLRVQEGTPLLSVERVTYTYGDKPVEWRRGLYSTAEHFYLNELN
- a CDS encoding succinate dehydrogenase assembly factor 2 is translated as MSINRGRVRWQCRRALLELDLVFARFLERDFDRLTDGQLADLDDLLLCEDHDLWAMVNGSSPCEVDRWKEMIGLLSQR
- a CDS encoding succinate dehydrogenase iron-sulfur subunit — encoded protein: MSKRTVHFKMYRYDPDRDEKPYMQDISVELEESDKKLLDALVRLKAKDDSMSFRRSCREGVCGSDAMNINGKNGLACLTDIDKLAQPIVLRPLPGLPVIRDLIVDMTQFFKQYHSIKPYLVNNSPAPERERLQSPEEREELNGLYECILCACCSTSCPSFWWNPDKFVGPAGLLAAYRFLADTRDEATTERLDNLEDPYRLFRCHSIMNCVDVCPKSLNPTRAIGKIKDMMVSRAV
- the sdhD gene encoding succinate dehydrogenase, hydrophobic membrane anchor protein, with translation MVNRIVVGAHYGLRDWIAQRATALFMVIFTVLFAAAALGLPEMTYQTWSGLFRNGIVRFFAFLFFLALFYHAWIGVRDIFMDYIKPVGVRLALHLVTVFLLVGYAGWAAQILWRL
- a CDS encoding aldolase/citrate lyase family protein; this translates as MDKVMQHPADVLFAGEKPFPALPAVDHYAGSEKLMQKALQLQQELGPIFDVTCDCEDGAHAGAEAEHAAMAAGLIVSADNRFGRVGARIHDITHSHWKQDLEILVGQAGRRIAFITLPKVRSATDAAEQIQVLRAIENAHGIDQPIPVHVLIETHGALREAWDIAALDSVESLDFGLMDFVSGHHGAIPGHAMTSPGQFTHPLVVRAKAEIAAAALGNGVVPSHNVTTELKDLDYIRRDAERARREFGYLRMWSIHPNQVRPIVEAMRPDFSEVEAAVEILVGAQAVGWGPTQHCGKLHDRASYRYFWELLSRAKATGMAIGDEAEQRFFR
- a CDS encoding DUF2325 domain-containing protein, translating into MDALIVGADRLGNIPNVLSEFGIRIAGHVSGRETAHQRRTATLPAGIGMVILFTDFLGHNVMQRFREAASKEGAAVVCCRRSVCALQQALGKRVDRSNCAACRADCAKH
- a CDS encoding malate dehydrogenase, whose protein sequence is MSKAPIRVAVTGAAGQIGYSLLFRIASGEMLGKDQPVILQLLDLPQAQKAVKGVMMELEDCAFPLLAGMVATDDPNVAFKDADYCLLVGARPRGPGMERADLLTANGAIFTVQGKAIAENAKETVKVLVVGNPCNTNAYIAAAAAKKVGRTNPNNYHGMLRLDHNRALSQLAAKTGRTVSSLRKLVVWGNHSPSMYADYRFCTSNGDSIKALVNDHAWNNDVFLPTVGKRGAAIIDARGLSSAASAANAAIDHMRDWALGSDDWVTMGVPSDGSYGIPAGVVFGFPCECKNGEFKIIQGLEIDEYSREKINKTLAELEDERAAVADMLK
- the sdhA gene encoding succinate dehydrogenase flavoprotein subunit, yielding MTVAKRTFDAVIVGAGGAGLRAALQLSEAGLKTAVLTKVFPTRSHTVAAQGGVAASLGNSTEDNWHWHMYDTVKGSDWLGDQDAIEFMCRKANEVVVELEHYGMPFDRTDNGKIYQRPFGGHSQNYGQSPVSRSCAAADRTGHAMLHALYQRNVRANTQFFVEWIALDLIRDQDGDVVGVTALELETGEVSIFHAKATIFATGGAGRIFHSSTNAFINTGDGVGMAARAGIPLEDMEFWQFHPTGVAGAGVLITEGVRGEGGILRNAAGERFMERYAPNLKDLASRDVVSRSMVTEINEGRGCGPDKDHVLLDITHLSPETIMKRLPGIREISIQFAGVDPIKAPIPVVPTCHYQMGGIPTNYKGQVVVPKDGEPNSPVVGFYAAGECACASVHGANRLGTNSLLDLLVFGKSAGESVVDDIQSGNLSLKPLPADAAGASLARISRLENQSGGESVAEVGNAMRRTMQKHAGVFRFDNLLKEGVTAILDVAERSKRTEIKDKSKVWNTARMEALELDNLIEVAKATMISAEARKESRGAHVRDDAPDTAEFPNGRNDNEWLKHSLWYREGNRLDYKPVTMKPLSHDVEPIALAKRTY
- a CDS encoding adenylate/guanylate cyclase domain-containing protein, whose product is MTVPETFPESCTVFFADLAGSTQLYERAGDAVAYRLVEQCLQGMRQEIQACGGRVVKNTGDGLLAVFSDPNGAPEAAIRVHNVVQDLPRVSGQKSAVRVAFHTGTVIVSEDDVFGDTVNVAARLLELASPGRAITSEQCAHELKTEWRSLLHPLQSRSLRGVSRLTAPFELVCESVGDLTVVQSVTLDAEDSPELRLSIGGRSLILNSQRPSARLGRGASSEIRVTDTRASREHAYIELRGDKFVLVDRSSNGTFVAIDGEREFVLSHEEVVLRKRGCIALGRSSSESHDVIEFASL